In one window of Lewinella sp. 4G2 DNA:
- a CDS encoding TetR/AcrR family transcriptional regulator, whose product METIEPTKVSPVLCSVNELEVIERKLIETATEMYMRLGIRSVSMDDVAREMGVSKKTIYTVVDNKEELVRKVMYQDTCKDLEVIVANHAKSRDAIDELLMNSRYHIREMRNISPTTIHDLQKYYPEIWSKEVRGHQDHFENSIRENLERGMEEGLYRDDLDSAIIAKFFVASVVMMIDRQIFPARERPLSEIIRQHFIYHCNGIVNQFGRDRMEQYLQQESLD is encoded by the coding sequence TTGGAAACTATTGAACCGACGAAAGTTTCCCCCGTTCTTTGCAGCGTGAATGAACTAGAAGTAATTGAGCGCAAACTGATCGAAACAGCTACCGAAATGTATATGCGCCTCGGTATTCGGAGCGTGAGTATGGACGACGTCGCCCGGGAAATGGGCGTTTCCAAAAAGACCATCTACACGGTGGTTGATAACAAGGAGGAGCTGGTGCGAAAAGTGATGTACCAGGACACTTGCAAGGATTTGGAAGTCATTGTCGCCAACCACGCCAAATCGCGGGATGCCATTGATGAGTTACTGATGAATAGCCGCTACCACATCCGTGAAATGCGTAACATCTCGCCGACGACGATCCACGATCTTCAGAAGTACTATCCCGAAATCTGGTCAAAGGAGGTTCGCGGCCATCAGGACCATTTTGAAAACAGCATCCGTGAAAATCTGGAACGTGGCATGGAAGAAGGGCTCTACCGAGATGACCTCGATAGCGCCATCATCGCTAAATTCTTCGTCGCCTCCGTCGTGATGATGATTGACCGGCAAATCTTCCCCGCCCGGGAGCGGCCACTTTCGGAGATCATCCGCCAACACTTCATCTACCACTGCAACGGGATCGTCAACCAGTTTGGCCGTGACCGGATGGAACAGTATCTGCAACAAGAATCCCTCGACTAG
- a CDS encoding monothiol bacilliredoxin BrxC family protein — protein MFHIMKTSEDLQAALDASQEKPIVIFKHSATCPFSAAAQIEVAHAKHDLDVYGIVLQYTPDLKMEIAEKLDVEHQSPQAITVYKGKAVNHYWRGDIQERTLKNEVKELTEA, from the coding sequence ATGTTCCACATCATGAAAACCTCCGAAGATCTGCAAGCCGCCCTCGACGCCAGCCAGGAGAAGCCAATCGTCATCTTCAAACACTCCGCTACCTGCCCCTTTAGCGCCGCCGCGCAAATCGAGGTCGCCCACGCCAAGCACGACCTGGACGTTTACGGCATCGTCCTCCAGTACACGCCTGATCTGAAAATGGAGATCGCCGAAAAACTGGACGTGGAACACCAAAGCCCCCAGGCCATTACGGTTTACAAAGGCAAGGCCGTCAACCACTACTGGCGCGGAGACATCCAGGAGCGGACGTTGAAGAATGAGGTGAAGGAACTGACCGAAGCCTAA
- a CDS encoding ion channel: MTDHHKPPPHVDQSAFEEVSMNDDLGLGDKIGRKPGTRLINNDGTFNVSRKGYRTFRPYHELMEMSWPKLLGTTILVYIVLNLIFAVGFLIIGTDGLSNVEPNSPFYYRALGAFFFSVQTFTTVGYGGISPTGIATNALAALVALFGWIALAIVTGLFFGRFSRPGNMIMFSDFAVVGPYKESQQALKFRIVNVRDTHLINLSARVILTYLEEDQRKFKPLRLERSRVSLFPLNWTIVHPITESSPLRGWTEDDFYERRAEVLITIDGYEQTAAQSIHNQNSYIHSEVKWNARFEPMYLEREATTELHLDRLHVFTTLEEE, encoded by the coding sequence ATGACCGATCACCATAAACCTCCCCCCCACGTGGACCAATCCGCCTTTGAGGAGGTGAGTATGAATGATGATCTTGGGCTGGGCGACAAAATTGGCCGCAAACCGGGGACGCGTTTGATCAATAACGATGGCACTTTCAATGTGAGCCGTAAGGGATACCGGACCTTCCGCCCCTACCACGAACTGATGGAAATGTCCTGGCCAAAATTGCTGGGGACCACCATTCTGGTATACATCGTCCTCAATCTCATTTTTGCGGTCGGCTTCCTGATCATCGGTACGGACGGCTTGAGCAACGTCGAACCAAATTCCCCTTTTTATTACCGTGCACTCGGGGCCTTCTTCTTTAGCGTACAGACCTTCACTACGGTTGGGTACGGAGGAATTTCTCCAACGGGCATTGCCACGAACGCGCTGGCAGCCCTGGTTGCCCTGTTTGGATGGATTGCACTGGCCATCGTCACCGGTTTATTTTTTGGTCGGTTCTCCCGCCCGGGGAATATGATCATGTTCTCCGATTTTGCCGTGGTGGGCCCTTACAAGGAGAGCCAGCAGGCCTTGAAATTTCGAATCGTCAACGTGCGGGATACCCATTTGATCAACCTATCCGCCAGGGTGATCCTGACTTATCTGGAGGAGGACCAACGAAAGTTCAAACCCCTGCGGCTAGAGCGAAGCCGGGTCTCGCTGTTCCCGCTAAATTGGACGATCGTTCACCCCATCACCGAAAGCAGCCCGCTACGGGGGTGGACGGAAGATGACTTTTACGAACGCCGCGCGGAAGTGCTGATCACCATTGATGGATACGAGCAAACTGCCGCCCAGAGTATTCACAACCAAAATTCCTACATCCACAGCGAAGTAAAGTGGAACGCCCGGTTTGAACCCATGTACCTGGAAAGAGAAGCCACCACCGAATTGCACCTGGACCGTCTCCACGTTTTCACTACCCTGGAGGAAGAGTAA
- a CDS encoding nucleoside phosphorylase has product MIKESELILRPSGALYHLDLLPGQVATNIITVGDPERVKLVSNHFDRVDLKVEAREFVTHTGTKNGVPVSVISTGIGTDNIDIVINELDALFNVDLTTRTVRKDFTQLTFVRLGTSGAFQPDLALGSFLLSEAALAADGLLPFYLNAGEPDPLALSLVEHLQDGGVQLPIPALVVRPEIPTAFANSDLPRGVTLTASGFYAPQGRRLRLPSGLSPALLDRLRSWRDGNLRLTNIEMETAGIYGLATALGHRSASVSTLLANRALGTFYDQPAKAVGELIERGLHLLVG; this is encoded by the coding sequence ATGATCAAGGAAAGCGAACTCATCCTCCGGCCCAGCGGTGCCCTTTATCACCTGGACCTTCTACCCGGGCAGGTGGCCACGAACATCATCACCGTCGGGGACCCCGAACGGGTGAAATTGGTATCCAATCACTTTGACCGGGTCGACCTGAAGGTGGAAGCCCGCGAGTTCGTCACCCACACCGGGACGAAGAATGGCGTACCTGTTTCCGTGATCTCCACCGGCATCGGGACGGACAACATTGACATCGTCATCAACGAATTGGATGCGCTCTTCAACGTTGACCTAACGACGCGGACGGTGCGTAAGGACTTTACCCAACTGACCTTCGTCCGTCTGGGAACGAGTGGTGCCTTTCAGCCGGACCTGGCGTTGGGGAGCTTCCTCCTTTCCGAAGCGGCGCTGGCGGCGGATGGTCTCCTTCCCTTCTACCTCAACGCCGGGGAACCGGACCCACTGGCCCTCAGCCTGGTGGAGCATTTGCAGGATGGTGGCGTGCAATTACCCATCCCCGCCCTGGTCGTCCGCCCGGAGATCCCGACGGCCTTTGCGAATAGCGACCTGCCGCGTGGGGTAACCTTAACGGCTTCGGGTTTCTACGCTCCTCAGGGCCGACGCCTGCGCTTACCCTCCGGCCTCTCTCCCGCCCTGCTGGATCGGCTACGCTCTTGGCGGGACGGAAACTTGCGGCTCACCAACATCGAAATGGAGACGGCCGGCATTTATGGATTGGCGACGGCTTTAGGCCACCGTTCCGCCAGCGTCTCTACCCTACTCGCTAACCGGGCGTTGGGCACCTTTTACGACCAACCGGCAAAGGCTGTCGGAGAACTAATTGAACGCGGACTCCACCTGCTGGTCGGATAG
- a CDS encoding efflux RND transporter periplasmic adaptor subunit encodes MKNIFPYVLLLLLSACGGGEETEAIPTDLAGRQELLKTKRAELRELTKEVAELQDLIYEQDPSLAPKGVLVATTTVEPTSFEDYANIQATVSASETAMATPEIPGRITSMRFEEGDAIRRGQLVATIDVENVSTQRAELETAAELAKTVFERQERLWEQKIGSELQYLQAKNNYDRIQQQLKSIDVQAAKKNVYAPISGTVDRIMMRQGESAMPGAPILSILNTNDLDVVGDAPESLLTKVKRGQRVKVNVPTANLSFEAPVTRIGKTVDPANRTFEVEIKVPAKYRRELKANLLAEVEVLDFQAENIIVVSQDQIQQEIDGRRYVFVVDEQDGETVARKKYITTGESYDNRAIIEEGLEVGDRIITDGSRGLVDGQKISLG; translated from the coding sequence ATGAAAAATATCTTTCCCTACGTACTCCTGCTACTCCTTTCCGCCTGTGGTGGTGGAGAAGAAACGGAGGCCATTCCCACCGACCTGGCCGGCCGCCAGGAACTGCTTAAGACTAAGCGCGCCGAACTGCGAGAGCTCACAAAGGAAGTGGCCGAGTTGCAGGATCTCATCTACGAACAGGACCCGAGCCTCGCACCCAAAGGCGTTTTGGTAGCTACCACTACGGTGGAGCCCACCTCGTTTGAGGACTACGCTAACATCCAGGCAACCGTTAGTGCTTCCGAAACGGCGATGGCAACGCCGGAGATTCCCGGCCGCATCACCAGTATGCGTTTTGAGGAAGGTGACGCTATCCGCCGCGGCCAGCTCGTTGCAACGATCGACGTAGAGAACGTCTCCACCCAACGGGCTGAATTGGAAACGGCCGCCGAACTGGCCAAGACCGTATTTGAGCGCCAGGAACGCCTCTGGGAACAAAAGATCGGCTCCGAACTCCAGTACCTCCAGGCCAAGAATAACTACGATCGGATCCAGCAGCAGCTCAAGAGCATCGACGTACAGGCCGCCAAGAAGAACGTCTACGCTCCCATCAGCGGAACGGTCGACCGCATCATGATGCGTCAGGGGGAGTCCGCCATGCCTGGTGCGCCCATCCTGTCCATCCTAAATACGAACGACCTCGACGTCGTGGGCGACGCTCCGGAAAGTCTCCTCACCAAGGTGAAGCGGGGCCAGCGCGTGAAGGTGAACGTGCCAACGGCTAACCTTTCCTTCGAAGCGCCCGTCACCCGGATCGGCAAGACGGTCGACCCCGCCAACCGCACCTTTGAGGTGGAGATCAAAGTCCCCGCTAAGTACCGCCGCGAACTCAAGGCTAACCTCCTGGCCGAAGTGGAGGTCCTCGACTTCCAGGCGGAGAACATCATCGTCGTTTCTCAGGACCAGATCCAGCAGGAGATCGACGGCCGCCGCTACGTCTTCGTCGTGGACGAGCAAGACGGGGAAACCGTCGCCCGCAAGAAATATATCACGACCGGCGAGAGCTACGATAACCGGGCCATCATTGAGGAAGGCTTGGAGGTTGGAGACCGCATTATTACCGATGGCTCACGTGGTTTGGTGGATGGGCAGAAGATCTCTTTAGGGTAA
- a CDS encoding pirin family protein has product MQTVFHPANSRGAAEHGWLTSHHTFSFANYYNPERMGFGTLRVLNDDHVAAGRGFGKHPHDNMEIISIPLSGDLRHEDSMGNETIIKEGDIQAMSAGTGVAHSEMNANADKAVDFLQIWVYPKTRNIEPKYSQITLDSKDLDGQLKEIVAPVGTDAGVTVNQDAWFHLGNLKDGQTITYDVKKDGNGVYAFLLEGKATIAGKELNRRDGLGVWETDEFSIKAASDAKLLLMEIPMQLN; this is encoded by the coding sequence ATGCAAACAGTATTTCACCCCGCCAATTCAAGAGGAGCCGCCGAGCACGGTTGGTTGACTTCCCACCACACCTTCAGCTTTGCGAATTACTACAACCCCGAACGCATGGGCTTCGGTACCCTCCGCGTCCTGAACGACGACCACGTAGCGGCCGGGCGCGGCTTTGGCAAACACCCTCACGATAACATGGAGATCATCTCCATCCCACTCTCCGGCGACCTCCGCCACGAGGACAGTATGGGCAACGAGACCATCATCAAGGAAGGGGACATCCAGGCGATGAGCGCCGGGACTGGCGTCGCCCACAGCGAAATGAACGCTAATGCGGATAAGGCCGTGGACTTCCTCCAAATCTGGGTATACCCCAAAACCCGCAACATCGAGCCGAAGTACAGCCAGATCACACTGGACAGTAAAGATCTGGATGGCCAGCTCAAGGAGATCGTGGCGCCCGTTGGTACCGATGCCGGCGTGACCGTTAATCAGGATGCCTGGTTCCACCTTGGCAATCTCAAGGATGGACAAACCATCACCTATGACGTCAAAAAGGACGGTAACGGCGTCTACGCCTTCCTCCTCGAAGGGAAGGCTACCATTGCCGGGAAGGAACTGAACCGCCGGGATGGCCTGGGCGTATGGGAGACCGATGAGTTCAGTATCAAGGCTGCTTCCGACGCTAAACTGCTATTAATGGAAATCCCCATGCAGCTCAACTAA
- a CDS encoding efflux RND transporter permease subunit, producing the protein MKEQQKRTFGLTNAAVDNGTTVFLITVMILIFGLFAYDQVPKEQFPEVELPQVYINTPYFGNSAADIENLVTRPIEKELQSVDGLKVIKSTSVQDFSVITVEFNSDEDFDDAVQRTKDAVDKAKPELPSDLDTEPTVLEINLSQLPIITVNMSGDFPPEELRRYAELMEDELENVDGVSEVNLKGIQEREIEIAVDVRKMESLQISFQDIENAVASENLTLSGGEIKNNGMRRSIRVVGEFEDAEELSNTIIKNERQRLVYLRDVATTKFGYEEPKSIARANALPVISLDIIKKSGENLLTTSDGVKEVVAEVGATLPAELDITFFNDQSTNTRDQVENLENSIISGVLLVVLVLLFFLGLRNALFVGIAIPLSMLMGILWIWLSGVTLNIVVLFALILALGLLVDNGIVIVENVYRYLQNGRDSNDAAKFGAGEVAWPIIASTATTLAAFSPLLVWPGLIGEFMKYFPITLILVLASSLIVALVINPVLASYFMKVDERADSKEGRGRRSRGVLIGAAIQMGIGVIFGLLLGQKWLFNLMVITTISSLVYFYLLRPAAFVFQENFLPWLERKYDGLISFSLRFSKTMMLGTFGILILSFVLTAVSPPQVEFFPSADPLYINAFVEMPLGTDIAATDAAVKVLEENIMETLEPYDHIVEAVLTQIGENTADPNAPPEPGFTPNKARITVTFVPFRERGGISTRDIMEELRGAVRGVPGIKVTIDKNADGPATGKPINMEIIGEDIDKLIPLGDEVIGYINSQGIPGIEELQADIKLGVPELEVKIDREAARRYGLSTFAIASALRTSVYGKEISKYKQGEDEYPIFLRLKDADRNDISNLLDQRITFRDPTNGQISQVPIRTVASVEYTSTYSSIKRKDLDRVITVASNTLEGYTGNDIIPQIDAAMQEFDLPQGFTYEFTGEQQQQQEDVGFLMGSFVFALFLIFVIIVAQFNSLSAPFIILTSVILSLGGVLLGYFFFGDLFDVAFSVVFTGVGIISLAGVVVNNAIVLIDYTFLKLTERSDELGLDSFKELPLEDLRQGIITGGATRLRPVLLTAITTVLGLIPLAIGLNIDFFSFIASWDARFFLGGDNTALWGPMAWTIIFGMVFATFLTLVVVPVMIWLRYSTATKFRNWRAERKQRANAASASLDEDIVTT; encoded by the coding sequence GTGAAAGAGCAACAGAAAAGAACCTTTGGCCTCACCAACGCAGCCGTGGATAACGGAACGACGGTGTTTCTCATTACGGTCATGATCCTCATTTTCGGCCTGTTTGCCTACGACCAGGTGCCGAAGGAGCAATTTCCGGAAGTGGAGTTGCCGCAGGTTTACATCAATACGCCTTACTTCGGTAATTCGGCGGCGGACATCGAGAACCTCGTTACCCGGCCTATCGAGAAGGAGCTGCAGAGTGTGGATGGACTCAAGGTTATCAAGTCCACCAGCGTGCAGGATTTCTCGGTGATTACCGTGGAGTTTAATTCGGATGAGGACTTCGACGATGCCGTCCAGCGCACGAAGGATGCCGTGGACAAGGCCAAGCCCGAACTCCCCAGCGATCTGGATACGGAGCCGACAGTCCTGGAGATCAACCTCTCCCAACTGCCCATCATCACCGTCAATATGAGTGGCGACTTCCCTCCGGAAGAACTCCGCCGTTACGCCGAGTTGATGGAGGATGAGCTGGAAAACGTAGATGGCGTCAGCGAAGTCAACCTGAAGGGCATTCAAGAGCGGGAGATTGAGATTGCGGTGGACGTCCGCAAGATGGAGTCCCTCCAGATCAGTTTTCAGGACATCGAAAACGCCGTCGCCAGCGAAAACCTGACCCTTTCCGGCGGCGAGATCAAGAACAATGGGATGCGCCGTTCCATCCGCGTGGTTGGTGAGTTCGAGGATGCGGAGGAACTCTCCAACACCATCATCAAGAACGAGCGCCAACGTCTGGTCTACCTCCGCGACGTGGCCACTACGAAGTTCGGTTACGAGGAACCCAAGAGTATCGCCCGCGCCAACGCCCTGCCGGTCATCAGTTTGGACATCATCAAAAAGTCCGGCGAGAATCTGCTGACGACCTCCGATGGCGTCAAGGAAGTCGTGGCCGAAGTCGGCGCTACGCTGCCCGCGGAATTGGACATTACCTTCTTCAACGACCAGTCCACTAACACCCGCGACCAGGTGGAGAACCTGGAGAATAGCATCATTTCCGGCGTTTTGCTGGTGGTCCTGGTCCTCCTGTTTTTCCTTGGTTTACGCAACGCGCTCTTCGTGGGCATCGCCATTCCGCTCTCCATGCTCATGGGTATACTGTGGATTTGGCTGTCCGGCGTGACGCTTAATATCGTAGTGCTTTTCGCCCTTATTCTGGCCCTCGGTCTGCTGGTGGATAACGGTATCGTGATCGTCGAAAACGTCTATCGCTACCTGCAAAATGGCCGGGATTCCAACGATGCCGCCAAGTTTGGTGCCGGCGAGGTGGCCTGGCCGATCATCGCTTCCACGGCGACGACGCTAGCGGCCTTTAGCCCGCTGCTCGTCTGGCCGGGGCTGATTGGTGAGTTCATGAAATACTTCCCCATCACGCTCATCCTGGTCCTCGCTTCTTCTCTGATCGTCGCCTTGGTCATCAACCCGGTGCTGGCGAGCTACTTCATGAAGGTCGACGAACGCGCCGATAGCAAGGAAGGGCGCGGACGCAGGTCCCGGGGTGTGTTGATCGGGGCTGCGATTCAGATGGGGATTGGTGTCATTTTCGGATTGCTCCTGGGCCAAAAGTGGCTCTTCAATCTGATGGTTATTACGACGATCTCCAGTCTGGTGTACTTCTACCTTTTACGCCCGGCCGCCTTCGTTTTCCAGGAGAACTTCCTGCCGTGGTTGGAACGCAAGTACGATGGATTGATCAGCTTCTCGCTACGGTTCAGCAAGACGATGATGCTGGGCACCTTCGGTATCCTAATCCTCTCCTTCGTGCTGACGGCCGTCAGCCCGCCGCAGGTAGAATTCTTCCCCAGTGCGGACCCCCTCTACATCAACGCTTTCGTGGAGATGCCCCTGGGTACGGACATCGCGGCGACCGACGCTGCCGTTAAAGTCCTGGAGGAAAACATCATGGAGACCCTCGAGCCTTACGACCACATCGTGGAGGCCGTTCTGACCCAAATTGGTGAGAATACCGCCGACCCGAACGCACCACCCGAACCCGGTTTCACGCCGAATAAGGCACGGATTACCGTCACTTTCGTTCCCTTCCGCGAACGGGGTGGCATCAGCACCCGCGACATCATGGAAGAGTTGCGGGGTGCCGTCCGGGGCGTCCCCGGCATCAAGGTGACGATCGATAAGAATGCGGATGGGCCGGCGACGGGTAAACCCATCAACATGGAGATCATCGGTGAGGACATCGACAAGCTCATCCCACTTGGTGATGAGGTCATCGGCTACATCAACAGCCAGGGCATCCCCGGCATCGAGGAGTTGCAGGCGGACATCAAATTGGGCGTCCCTGAACTGGAAGTTAAGATTGACCGGGAGGCAGCGCGCCGCTACGGGCTCTCCACCTTCGCCATCGCCTCCGCCCTACGGACGAGCGTCTACGGTAAGGAGATCAGCAAGTACAAGCAGGGCGAGGACGAGTACCCCATCTTCCTCCGCCTGAAGGATGCCGACCGTAATGACATCTCCAATCTCCTGGACCAACGCATCACTTTCCGGGACCCGACGAACGGGCAGATCAGCCAGGTCCCCATCCGGACGGTCGCCAGCGTGGAGTACACCTCCACCTATTCTTCCATCAAGCGGAAGGACCTGGACCGGGTCATCACCGTCGCGTCCAACACCTTGGAAGGCTACACGGGCAATGACATCATCCCCCAGATCGATGCGGCGATGCAGGAATTTGACCTGCCGCAGGGCTTCACCTACGAATTTACGGGGGAGCAACAGCAACAGCAGGAAGACGTGGGCTTCCTCATGGGCTCCTTCGTCTTCGCCCTCTTCCTGATCTTCGTCATCATTGTAGCTCAGTTCAACAGCCTTTCGGCGCCCTTCATTATTCTGACTTCGGTGATCCTCTCATTGGGTGGAGTCCTGCTGGGCTACTTCTTCTTTGGTGATCTGTTTGACGTCGCTTTCTCGGTGGTCTTTACCGGGGTGGGTATCATCTCACTGGCGGGAGTAGTGGTGAATAACGCGATCGTACTGATCGACTACACCTTCCTAAAACTGACGGAACGATCCGATGAGTTAGGGTTGGACAGCTTCAAGGAGTTACCGTTGGAAGACTTACGCCAAGGCATCATCACTGGTGGCGCCACCCGTCTCCGCCCGGTATTGCTGACGGCCATCACCACGGTCTTAGGATTGATCCCGCTGGCCATCGGACTGAACATCGACTTCTTCAGCTTCATCGCCAGCTGGGATGCCCGCTTCTTCCTCGGTGGCGACAATACCGCCCTGTGGGGACCGATGGCCTGGACGATCATCTTCGGCATGGTCTTCGCCACCTTCCTGACGCTGGTCGTCGTTCCGGTCATGATCTGGCTCCGCTACTCTACGGCGACAAAGTTCCGCAACTGGCGGGCGGAACGGAAGCAACGGGCGAATGCCGCCAGTGCTTCGTTGGATGAGGATATCGTCACCACGTAA
- a CDS encoding TolC family protein, translating into MKRFTQLLLFLAFALPFSGAVRAQETGPANGVFSLRDAVNYAMTNSIAVRNAQVDILDAEQNVKERLSTGLPQFNGMLDYTHYLKVPVLPLPAAFAMGDPNAPEEIAFQLKNNFVAGLSARAMLFDGSFFVGLRAARASGEYFNLELENAQRRVRSQVTQAYFPVLLTKTNVRVLNKNLENLNKLLAETTAQYEAGFVEKLDVDRLRLSISNIESQRDQLMDQGENALRALKYALNYPLDEPLVVEDDLEALDLQIEQASLTGEIPFAQRPEIRLLDKTLELQDLNIELQKSAYLPTVYASAAAQYQYQGDNLFGSPDQVPNPNPAPGAPPTIEGQGGFWAPTVLAGISVSVPIYDFGGRAARVERARLAREKVNNQRIDVNRGIALEVLNARTSFNSANARYQNTKDNLELAESIYEVTQIKYNEGVGSSIEVVQAEQQLYESQASYLNALYEALVAKENLYLALGR; encoded by the coding sequence ATGAAACGATTTACTCAATTACTTCTCTTCCTGGCGTTTGCCCTGCCCTTCTCCGGAGCGGTCCGCGCTCAAGAGACCGGACCAGCGAACGGCGTTTTCTCCCTGCGCGACGCCGTAAACTACGCGATGACGAACTCCATCGCCGTCCGCAACGCCCAGGTAGATATCCTGGACGCTGAGCAGAACGTCAAGGAACGCCTTAGCACTGGCCTCCCCCAATTCAACGGGATGCTGGATTACACCCACTACCTGAAGGTGCCCGTCCTGCCTCTACCCGCCGCCTTCGCGATGGGCGACCCGAACGCACCGGAGGAGATCGCCTTCCAGCTGAAGAATAACTTCGTGGCCGGCCTCAGCGCTCGCGCCATGCTTTTCGACGGCTCCTTCTTCGTGGGATTGCGCGCCGCCCGCGCTAGTGGAGAGTACTTCAACCTGGAGTTGGAGAACGCCCAGCGCCGCGTCCGTAGCCAGGTAACGCAGGCCTACTTCCCCGTTCTGCTGACCAAGACCAACGTCCGCGTCCTGAACAAGAACCTCGAAAACCTGAACAAACTGCTGGCGGAAACTACCGCCCAGTATGAAGCCGGCTTCGTAGAAAAACTGGACGTCGACCGCCTCCGCCTCAGCATCAGCAACATCGAGAGCCAGCGCGACCAACTGATGGACCAGGGCGAAAACGCCCTCCGCGCCCTCAAGTACGCCCTCAACTATCCATTGGATGAACCTCTGGTGGTGGAGGACGACCTCGAAGCCCTCGACCTACAAATTGAACAGGCCAGCCTGACGGGTGAGATTCCCTTCGCCCAGCGCCCGGAGATTCGCTTGCTGGACAAAACGCTCGAGCTGCAGGATCTGAACATCGAACTCCAAAAATCCGCTTACCTGCCAACCGTCTACGCTTCGGCGGCGGCTCAGTACCAGTACCAGGGAGATAACCTTTTTGGAAGCCCCGACCAGGTGCCCAACCCTAACCCCGCGCCGGGCGCCCCGCCGACGATTGAAGGCCAGGGCGGCTTTTGGGCGCCGACCGTACTCGCTGGAATTTCCGTGAGCGTACCGATCTACGATTTCGGGGGCCGCGCCGCCCGCGTCGAGCGCGCCCGTTTGGCCAGGGAAAAGGTGAACAACCAGCGTATCGACGTCAATCGGGGTATCGCCCTCGAGGTGCTCAACGCCCGGACGAGCTTCAACTCCGCCAACGCACGCTACCAGAACACTAAGGACAACCTGGAATTGGCCGAGAGTATCTACGAAGTCACGCAGATCAAATACAACGAAGGCGTGGGTTCGAGCATCGAGGTCGTCCAGGCCGAACAACAGCTCTACGAATCACAGGCCAGCTACCTCAATGCGCTCTACGAAGCGCTCGTCGCAAAGGAAAACCTTTACCTCGCCCTCGGCCGCTAG
- a CDS encoding NAD(P)H-dependent oxidoreductase yields MPTIIEALQYRYATKKFDANRAATDAQISELKQAVQLSASSFGLQPYRILVVSNPAIKKDLRAAAYDQSQVSDAGHIFIFAAKTSMSAEYIDDFIKMTATQRDIPVDVIEGYGEYIKGSVLSKDEEFIVAWNKRQAYIALGTLLAAAGELKIDTCPMEGFEPAKFDEILGLKEKGLTACVIAPVGFRSEEDNSQHYAKVRYPLGELFL; encoded by the coding sequence ATGCCTACCATTATCGAAGCCCTTCAGTACCGTTACGCTACCAAGAAATTTGACGCCAACCGTGCCGCTACGGATGCGCAGATCAGCGAACTTAAACAGGCCGTCCAGCTATCGGCCTCCAGTTTCGGACTGCAGCCTTACCGCATCCTCGTCGTTTCCAACCCCGCCATCAAAAAGGATTTGCGGGCCGCCGCTTACGATCAGTCTCAGGTAAGCGACGCCGGCCACATTTTCATCTTTGCCGCCAAGACTTCCATGTCCGCCGAATACATCGATGACTTCATTAAGATGACCGCCACCCAGCGGGATATCCCCGTCGACGTAATCGAAGGCTACGGTGAATACATTAAGGGTTCCGTACTGAGCAAAGACGAAGAGTTTATCGTCGCCTGGAACAAACGCCAGGCCTACATCGCCCTTGGTACTCTCCTGGCTGCCGCCGGTGAATTGAAAATCGATACCTGCCCCATGGAAGGTTTCGAACCCGCCAAATTCGATGAGATCCTTGGACTGAAGGAGAAGGGACTGACCGCTTGCGTCATCGCCCCCGTCGGTTTCCGCTCCGAAGAGGATAATTCTCAGCACTACGCTAAGGTCCGCTACCCGTTAGGAGAACTTTTCCTCTAA